In the Aquificaceae bacterium genome, one interval contains:
- the minC gene encoding septum site-determining protein MinC, which yields MVEIRGITLPVVLIEIKEKGDVDTLIEEIKQKVSSRLFEGSYVLIDGKGFLKRGDIEKIEKALTDRNIKSVKKLSSAGLEEGKRDRLLVVQKHLRSGQRVEHNGDILVLGDVNKDAQVIATGNIIVMGRLRGIAIAGALGDERAVVVALEMEPQQVRIGKKVAIMDEEERKSPGYPEVAKIEEGNIILERV from the coding sequence ATGGTAGAGATAAGAGGAATTACTCTTCCAGTGGTGCTGATAGAAATAAAGGAAAAGGGGGATGTGGATACCCTTATAGAAGAGATAAAACAGAAGGTTTCTTCCAGACTGTTTGAAGGCAGCTATGTGCTTATAGATGGTAAGGGCTTCCTTAAAAGAGGAGATATTGAAAAAATAGAAAAGGCTCTTACGGACAGAAACATAAAGAGCGTAAAGAAACTGAGCTCGGCTGGACTGGAGGAAGGCAAGAGAGACAGGCTCCTTGTGGTTCAGAAACACCTTCGTTCAGGTCAGAGAGTGGAACATAACGGGGACATACTGGTCCTTGGGGATGTAAACAAGGATGCACAGGTGATAGCAACCGGAAATATAATAGTTATGGGCAGACTCAGGGGGATTGCCATAGCTGGAGCACTGGGAGATGAAAGGGCTGTGGTTGTCGCTCTTGAAATGGAGCCACAGCAGGTAAGAATAGGGAAAAAGGTTGCCATTATGGATGAGGAAGAAAGAAAGTCCCCTGGCTATCCAGAGGTTGCAAAAATTGAAGAGGGTAATATAATACTTGAGAGGGTCTGA
- a CDS encoding peptidylprolyl isomerase has translation MDRVVASVNSEPVLESDIKMGMLYYATSDRKQILDKLIENMLLYQFLMGRGLQVPPELIEEALQSIARANRMTIDGIAQELAREGLTLQDLRRFLERELLATQGLRAFLEREVKVSDVELELERLKSGNVKLVREVELLVVDRKDEGKLKAIFEPTKGPEVLAREMGLKVERLRVGRGELVEALDREVWRSSPGQLVFAEDKDHIYIAKVISQEEVTEGKSVEEQRQELLARKIEARRQELLERLRKNSFIKVVQ, from the coding sequence AGTCCTTGAAAGCGATATAAAGATGGGCATGTTATACTACGCAACCTCAGACAGGAAGCAAATTCTGGATAAGCTCATAGAAAATATGCTTCTGTATCAGTTTCTCATGGGGAGAGGTCTGCAGGTTCCCCCTGAGCTCATAGAGGAGGCACTTCAGAGCATTGCCAGGGCAAACAGGATGACCATTGACGGTATAGCTCAAGAGCTTGCAAGGGAGGGGCTTACCCTTCAGGACCTGAGGAGGTTTTTAGAGAGGGAACTTCTGGCTACACAGGGGCTGAGGGCCTTTCTTGAGAGAGAGGTAAAGGTCTCTGATGTGGAGCTTGAGCTGGAAAGGCTGAAAAGTGGAAATGTAAAGTTGGTAAGAGAGGTGGAGCTTCTTGTGGTGGACAGAAAGGACGAAGGAAAACTCAAAGCTATCTTTGAACCCACAAAAGGGCCTGAAGTCCTGGCACGGGAAATGGGTCTGAAGGTGGAGAGGCTCAGGGTTGGCAGAGGCGAACTGGTTGAAGCCCTTGACAGAGAAGTCTGGAGGTCCAGCCCTGGACAGCTTGTCTTTGCCGAAGACAAGGACCACATATACATTGCAAAGGTAATTTCTCAAGAAGAGGTGACGGAAGGCAAAAGCGTAGAGGAGCAAAGGCAAGAACTCCTTGCCAGAAAAATTGAAGCAAGAAGGCAGGAGCTTCTTGAAAGGTTAAGAAAGAACAGCTTTATAAAGGTAGTCCAGTAG
- a CDS encoding FtsW/RodA/SpoVE family cell cycle protein, whose product MGEAVIISVNTVPYLMDSYQNLSIYKKPLLQILVFISGFLLASLLTRLDYRRYMSGGIPYFLVLLALLSLLLVLIKKLLTGRPVDRWLLGGSLQPLEFAKIALVLFLSYYIVRKGNLRQWKHLFWALIFPLLMALLLLAQPDKGGAVFILLITALMVYVGGVPKRVYLIVIPIFSLMVYYILTSKGYVAERLSAWKDPFLDAEDSGYQIIQSLYALARGGFMGVGIGQGLQKLGPLPASDTDYVIAIVGEEMGFLGVLLAIILYAILVGRLLWHAFMAKGQMEKLILFGTAINFAYSFLWNLAMVSNLIPPKGIALPFVSYGSSNLLASLLFLGIAQSVINHQERTLSNASRTSSTLTILRHA is encoded by the coding sequence ATGGGTGAGGCTGTCATAATCAGCGTAAACACGGTCCCATACCTGATGGACTCCTACCAGAATCTGAGCATATACAAAAAACCACTCCTTCAGATTCTAGTTTTTATTTCTGGCTTTTTGCTGGCAAGCCTTCTTACAAGGCTTGATTACAGAAGATATATGAGCGGTGGCATTCCCTATTTTCTCGTTCTCCTTGCCCTTTTGAGTCTTCTGCTTGTTCTTATAAAAAAGCTTTTAACTGGCAGACCTGTGGACAGATGGCTCCTCGGTGGCAGCCTCCAGCCCCTTGAGTTTGCCAAGATTGCCCTTGTCCTTTTCCTCTCTTATTACATAGTGCGTAAGGGGAATCTGAGACAGTGGAAACATCTTTTCTGGGCTCTAATTTTTCCTCTTCTCATGGCTCTTTTACTACTTGCACAGCCTGACAAGGGCGGTGCGGTCTTTATACTACTGATTACAGCCCTTATGGTCTACGTGGGCGGTGTTCCAAAAAGGGTCTACCTTATAGTGATTCCTATATTTTCCCTTATGGTCTACTACATACTCACCTCAAAGGGTTATGTGGCGGAGAGGCTTTCTGCCTGGAAGGACCCCTTTCTGGATGCTGAGGACAGTGGATACCAGATAATACAGTCTCTTTACGCTCTTGCAAGGGGTGGGTTTATGGGCGTAGGTATAGGTCAGGGACTTCAGAAACTGGGACCTCTACCGGCCTCGGACACGGACTACGTGATTGCTATCGTAGGGGAGGAGATGGGTTTTCTCGGTGTTTTATTGGCTATCATCCTGTATGCCATACTGGTGGGTAGATTGTTATGGCATGCCTTTATGGCTAAGGGGCAGATGGAAAAGCTTATTCTCTTTGGAACTGCTATAAACTTTGCTTACTCTTTCCTCTGGAACCTTGCCATGGTCTCTAACCTGATACCTCCCAAGGGAATAGCTCTGCCCTTTGTCAGCTATGGTTCTTCCAACCTGCTCGCTTCCTTACTTTTCCTGGGTATAGCCCAGTCAGTGATAAACCATCAGGAAAGAACCCTCTCTAATGCCTCAAGAACTTCCTCCACCCTGACCATACTCAGGCATGCATGA
- the minD gene encoding septum site-determining protein MinD: MSKVFVVTSGKGGVGKTTITANLSVALANFGRKVLAVDADIGLRNLDMILGLENRIVYDVLDVLEGRVEFHKALVKDKRGLSLWLLPANQTKNKDAIDRGRWVELINRVKESGEYDYIFIDSPAGIEQGFQIAALPADTALVVVNPEVSSIRDADRIIGLLENMGKKEYYLVINRMKWDSVKRGEMLSVEDIVDILKAQPIGIVPEEPKLVDFTNRGEPIVLSKDYNASKAILDMARRLEGEDIPMVRYGEKKGLLEKLLGR; the protein is encoded by the coding sequence ATGAGCAAGGTTTTTGTGGTAACATCAGGAAAGGGGGGCGTAGGCAAAACCACAATAACAGCCAACCTTAGCGTTGCCTTAGCAAACTTTGGGAGAAAGGTTCTTGCGGTGGATGCGGACATAGGGCTCAGAAACCTTGACATGATACTGGGGCTTGAGAACAGGATTGTTTACGATGTGCTTGATGTGCTTGAAGGAAGAGTGGAGTTTCACAAGGCTCTGGTAAAGGATAAAAGGGGGCTGAGCCTCTGGCTCCTTCCCGCCAACCAGACAAAGAACAAGGATGCCATAGACAGGGGAAGGTGGGTAGAGCTTATAAACAGGGTTAAAGAATCAGGCGAGTATGATTACATATTCATAGATTCTCCCGCTGGTATAGAACAGGGTTTTCAGATAGCTGCGCTGCCTGCAGACACAGCCCTGGTGGTGGTAAACCCTGAAGTCTCTTCCATAAGGGATGCAGATAGGATTATAGGCTTGCTGGAAAACATGGGCAAGAAGGAATACTACCTTGTGATAAACAGGATGAAGTGGGATAGCGTGAAAAGAGGTGAGATGCTCTCAGTGGAAGACATAGTGGACATACTGAAAGCCCAGCCCATAGGCATAGTGCCGGAGGAGCCAAAGCTGGTGGACTTTACCAACAGAGGAGAGCCCATAGTTCTCTCAAAGGACTACAATGCATCAAAGGCAATCTTAGACATGGCAAGAAGGCTTGAAGGTGAGGATATACCTATGGTCCGCTACGGTGAGAAAAAGGGCCTTCTTGAGAAGCTTCTGGGTAGATAG
- the minE gene encoding cell division topological specificity factor MinE → MIWDLLFNRGKSKDEAKRRLTLVLSYERKGLPPNFVDRLRDDLISVFSKYPQFEVKKIEVDIKRDKDNFDELWISIPFKQ, encoded by the coding sequence ATGATATGGGACCTTCTTTTTAACAGAGGCAAGAGTAAAGATGAGGCAAAAAGAAGGCTGACTCTTGTGCTTTCATACGAGAGAAAGGGTCTTCCACCAAACTTTGTTGACAGGCTAAGAGATGACCTCATATCCGTATTTTCCAAATATCCTCAGTTTGAGGTTAAAAAGATAGAGGTGGACATAAAAAGGGATAAGGACAATTTTGATGAGCTCTGGATTAGCATACCCTTCAAGCAATGA
- a CDS encoding HAD-IIA family hydrolase: protein MKGPVFLLDLDGVLVKDKALNPFGDTVVFLEELRRLKIPFRVVSNNSTRPPQKLISALSEKGIALMEDELITPLSLLGSYLRRQGVRKVLFIGMPAVEEYLKELGFEVVQDHMADAVVIGQDRSLDFKKLKMATSAVFLHSAILVPINMSRIVKDDDGLYFPGAGSIALAIAHACNYDKDLPNLGKPSEEFIRYALMGLDGEDIYLVSDDVYTDLLGARDLGLKTVFMTTGKYKREELLKADFKPDLVFDSLTRLLDYLYKAVLS from the coding sequence ATGAAAGGTCCTGTTTTCCTTCTGGACCTTGATGGAGTTCTTGTAAAAGACAAGGCACTGAACCCCTTCGGCGACACGGTTGTCTTTCTTGAAGAACTCAGAAGGCTAAAGATACCCTTTAGAGTGGTTTCCAACAACTCCACAAGGCCTCCACAAAAACTCATAAGTGCCTTAAGTGAGAAAGGCATTGCGCTTATGGAGGATGAACTCATTACTCCTCTGTCTCTTCTGGGAAGCTATCTAAGGAGACAGGGTGTAAGAAAGGTTCTGTTTATAGGCATGCCTGCTGTTGAAGAATACCTGAAAGAACTTGGCTTTGAGGTGGTTCAGGACCATATGGCAGATGCAGTTGTAATAGGTCAGGACAGGAGCTTGGACTTCAAAAAGCTCAAGATGGCAACCTCTGCCGTATTCCTGCACAGTGCCATATTAGTCCCCATAAACATGAGCAGAATAGTAAAAGATGACGATGGGCTTTACTTTCCGGGTGCAGGCTCCATCGCCCTTGCCATAGCTCATGCATGTAATTACGATAAAGACCTGCCAAACCTTGGAAAACCTTCAGAAGAGTTTATCAGGTATGCCCTTATGGGGCTGGATGGTGAGGATATCTATCTGGTGAGCGACGATGTATACACGGACCTGCTGGGTGCCAGAGACCTTGGCTTGAAAACCGTCTTTATGACCACAGGCAAGTATAAGAGAGAAGAACTCCTGAAAGCGGACTTTAAACCAGACCTTGTCTTTGACAGTCTTACACGGCTACTGGACTACCTTTATAAAGCTGTTCTTTCTTAA